The following DNA comes from Hippoglossus hippoglossus isolate fHipHip1 chromosome 12, fHipHip1.pri, whole genome shotgun sequence.
AGCTTTGCAGCCACAATGTCAACAACAGTCAGACTCTTTTGTTATGGACTGGATCAGAAGAAACTCACAGCATTGGCCTATTAGATATGACCTTAGTTTGGGGCATTGCTCTGGGGAagaaaatatctcaacaacaatTGCTGAATTGTCACAATAATCttgtacagacattcattgTCCCCAGTGAATGGAGCCGTATGACTTACTGTGGTGCCACCAACAGTATACTGTACTTTGGCAATCCCCTCACTTTTCATTGCCATCATCCAGGTAAAAAAGAACAATGACAATTTGTCTCTGGGGGGGTCTCTCTTGTTCCTTATGATGAACATTACAGTCTTTGATGGTATGGCGATGGACTTTATACagttaaacacagagagagtgtAAAGAGAAGAGAGACTGTGTCTTACATCCTTGGATGGAGTAGAACTGTGTTGTCCCATAGGTGCTCTCACTCCTGTTGATGTACTTGATGTTGCAAGTGTCCTTGTTTGGTCGTGTGTGCAGAGTGAGGCTGTATCTCTTGAAAGGCTTCAGGGGCTCTGCGTATTTAAATGAAGCAAATGAATGAGCtcagagaaatacaaaataaatacgTTGAATCACATAAGAAAATCAGCTCTGTCtcatgttatattatatattttatcatatgATATGTTCCTctccgtttgtttgtctgttagtttgcaggattacacaaaatctacaggacagattaccaccaaacttgatggaaggatttggaatgggtcagggaagaacccattgaattttgcTGTGGATgaagttttttcccccccactttctttaacattgtgagatgtgagggtgtttttaaaaatagtttttgatttctcagagagttGTATGTGAATCTAATTTGGAGCTTggtatcaatgagtgtgtgcaatttagtggGGATCCAACTAAAAATCTGcatctagtggatttaaatgtggcttcattgGGGGTGCAGGCCTTTTCAGTCGGTACATCGTGATGGATTTGGatagaaacctgtaactacctGAGAAATGTAATAGAGCAAATCACATGTTTATACAGACTGTATCTGGCAAGCATTCACTGACAATGGATGACAACTGACAACATCCACTCCTGAAATCCAGTAGCTAAAGTGTttgaaaaaagacaagagagatTAAAAGCCAGAGGCAATGAAATTAACCAAAGTCATCTTGTCATCTAATCCTGTGGGGTTCAGGATGTGAACCCTCGTCTATACAAAAATATTTCACCTCcttcatttgaaaaaagaaaacaccactGAACATAATCAATCCTGCAACCACGTTTTTTGTTCAATACCTGGTAATACAAATGAGTCACATGCAAATCAGGGCTGACCAAAACATGTCCATATATGTACAGACCTTGTAAAGGAGATAAGGTCCTCCAGTTGTGTGCCTTCTGATAAAAGGACATGGCCGCTGCTTTATGTCTCTTTCTCATCCACTCCACAGAGAAGCACACGTAGGTTTTGATGAGATCGTCTTTCCAGTAAACAGTAAAAGATGTGTTGCTGTGGACGGTCACGTTCAGCTTCCCCTCTACAATACCTGCTGATGCAAACGTTTAATCGTTTTCAATCTAATTTTATAGTCACAGGCCGTGTGTGTTGATGGTGGCGACATTTGATTGAATTTCTTTTGAAAAGGCTGAGCTGTTCTGAAAGTGAGTATACTCACTGTGCACGTCCTCTCGCTGTGGTATCGTGTGGCTCACTGCTGGGGAGATGCTGGCGTTGTTCACAGCACTGATGTTGAGATGataagaggagaaggagagaatcAGTCTGATCTCAGGCCGAGTCGTGCTCATCCGCTCAAACGGAGCCTCTCCTGACGCTTTAGCAATGGTCACATAGTAGCCGTCATACGACTCTGTGGCAGGAAACTAACAAACAGGCTCCTTTTGTTATCAAGCTCACATCAGTAATGTGCACACACGTAAATGCATTGTATTCActtgagaggaaagaaaactcTGCCatgattttcttaatttaaaagataattttctgttttcataaagaaaaactttgattgtttgtctgaatcaaaagaaatacaaaatattattatcatattaaattatcattatcatgaattcagatttttttccttctcaggTGAATGCAATACCACTATTCGGTGGATATATTTCCCTTTATATTTGTGAATGTTGGAAAATGAAGGGagatatttatttgaaaaattaCCTTCCAGTGCAGAGAGAACAGCCTGCTGCCTTTTTTCTCTGCGATGTCACTGTCTTCAAGGTTGACGATGACAGGCTGTGCTGTCAGCTCTGAAAGAGGATGTTTAGTTATCACAAAATAAGGAACAATAGTTCAGATGTTTGTCTACAGTGGAgtcaaaactatttaaaaacaaaattctgTCGTCAACTGCTTCTTATTTAGTTATCATGATTTATTACAACTAACAGAATGGACAGAAATCATTTCTTTTaggttaaaataataaagttgaaACAAACTGACCTGATGGGACAGTGTAGGTCTCACTCCATGGGCACTGGGAGCATGGAGCAGTAGTGACACATTGTATTTGTACATTGTAGAACAGAGAAGAGTTTAGATTCTCCACTGTGCATCTCGTTCCGTTTTGGGATTGAACCGGTGGCTGTGAACAACATAGAAATCAACCAATGAatccactttctttttctgaGGACCAAATATTTCATTCTTAGTCATTGTTGTAACCCTAAACTGATTTCCTCAAATTACCCTGATCGGAGTTTGCCTGGTTCACATGGCATAAGTGCAAGGCTGGCTTCACAAGATGGGGCTGTGCTCACAAGGGTTCCTCCCCTTGGTGGCAAGGGTACAAACCCTGGAGGCCTACTCAGCCGTTACAGCCTTTCTAGCCAGAGAGCATGTATTACCATCTTTACAGAGCACCCCATGCAGAGCCGGTCTTTTCAAAGGAGACATGCTCATATTCATGttcatgattttaatttgtgttattgctTGTAAGGGTTTGCCTGCTTAAATGTTCAACTGTCTAAAATGCTTGGTTTTAGTTCCTGTCTCTCTAAGGCCCCCTGCCCAATAATACTCAGTCTGCTCTGAAGGGGAAACTTTTTCAGATCCGGCTTTGCTAAGTAAAGGGGTCTGCAACCTTCTCTTTAAATCCAGGAGCCAccatctgtgacattttgaaactTTACAACTTTACAAGATCCCACATTGTCAGCTTTACACGACATGAAGTCATGGTCCCCACAAGATGTATCCAAATGAATTTCCTGCAGCGCTTCCAGCAGGTCAAAATTTCACTGATCCTGGTGAATATCTTTTGAAGGTTTTGTTTGGACAATCATGCTTCGTAATGATTTACCCTAAAGATTTTTGATATGTCATCCTCATGGTTTATTGAGGGTAAAAAGTCTATTGGATGCACTACCATGAAATTTGACATCAGGATGATGACAAATTGACAATCGACACGCtaaattgtttgtgtgtcaagcaattaaaagataaaagaaagacaaaataaaggttcagtgtgtagaatttagtgacatctagtggtgaagttgcatgttgcagctgaatagcTCTCACCTCACCCCACttcaaacatgaaggagaacctgtggaaaccttcagtttaaaaactcaaaaggtgtttagtttgtccagtttggacgactgtaaaaaacatggtggcctccgtagagaggacccgctccactaaatataaactatttaaatatagGGCCCActctagggtaaagaaaacaacaattcatacaattgaGATTAAACACACTAGagaaaaacatcactaggattattttatatttagtttcggccaatagatccctttcacctaaatcttacacactggacctttaaaaaaatgaaatcttaaaatgagattaaattcctttgtaatttattaaatatttataaggTGCACAGTACTGGAAGGCAACATCCCCCTGTGGGTGTCAACAGTTACACAGTCCAGCAGTTAATCCACATAAAGTTACAAGTtaacttttatttcttctgcACAATGAAGTATTTTGTGTTAACAGGTTTTGAATACTGACCTCGATCCATAACCGGCTTACCAGCATCTTATACCTCACAGAGTAATTATTTACGGCATCCTTTTGCCAGCTCACATTCACATGTAGATTTCCCAGCCGGCGGCGGAAGGACACATTAGATGGAGGATCACATCtcactgaaatacaaaaaaatcatcTGTGTTAAGATCTGTTAAAgagttataaaaaaatatatatatatatacgtatatataaataaaaagcaatgtGATCATGGGACTCACACAGGCTACTCGGTGAACCGCTGAAAACTGCCTTTGTGCATTTCTCTGACTCTCCATTTTCAAAAACGACGACAGTCAGGTTGAGTTTTCCAAATACCATGATGATTTTAGAGGATTTGGGggttttgttgtgtattttgcaATAGTTTCCACTTCTAGGAGGAGAAATAGTTAGAAATTAAATGATTGTCTTTAAAGAATCATTacaaatgtgttaaatatgtatttatttaatagtTATCTCTAGTATTTATGAgctggaaaagagaaaatataaaacttacTGCTGTATCTGTACGAGTGTGTATATCTTCTCTGATGTGTGGTTTCCAggtttccacacacactctttcttaCCATGATTCTTATATCTACCAAAACATTCTAAATCATGGACTCCATctgaaagagaagcagcaaaaCAGTAATAATTAAGATAAAACCTTTTGTCCTTAAAAATGTCTAATGTTTATTGCAGCTGATGACTCAACCTGAGATGGATCAGATACCTGGGTGAAGCCGACAGTGCTGATATTTGGAAGTTAAATTCGTTGACCCGCACATCACTGGAACTTGGTCTGAAAATGGTGTGAAACTAGATCAGTAATCTCAGACAATGTTGTGTCATTTTTACAAGAATTTGTTATctcacagtaaaacaaacacacagaaaatactgTGATTCCTTTGAGAAAATGATATTTGCGTAGCTGACTGATATCATTACTGATGATAGAGGCAAAatgttgtgataaaaaaaactaacctTCAGATGCTTGAacatgagaggagagaaaataagcAAGAATCAGACCTAGAGGGTGAACAACAATGGACAGTAGATTTAACCTGTTAATTGGCAGAAATGTAttaattacaaaaaagaaagaaagaaaatgcaaaatCCCGAGTTATGTAACAGCTTACTTACCAAGGATGAAAAGATGTGGATGACACGAAGAACATCTTGATTCTAAAAAATCGAACTGAAATCTACGAGCGAACATGTTTCACAGGACCGACTGAATGCCTAAAACCAAGAGAGAGCGTGTGAGACGGTCTCATACCCACAACGTGCTGCCACACGTACTCTTGATGCCCACAGACGAGTGTGAGcgaggaggaaatgtttttaaggAGTTGTACGCTCAGTGTAGAGGGGCGGGGGCGAGTTTTCACAAGGTTCACATAGGAGTGACTTTACTGTAGGTTCCTTGGAGTTTGCACTTCTTCTTTCCACAAATAG
Coding sequences within:
- the LOC117771750 gene encoding interleukin-31 receptor subunit alpha isoform X1, which translates into the protein MVFGKLNLTVVVFENGESEKCTKAVFSGSPSSLLRCDPPSNVSFRRRLGNLHVNVSWQKDAVNNYSVRYKMLVSRLWIEPPVQSQNGTRCTVENLNSSLFYNVQIQCVTTAPCSQCPWSETYTVPSELTAQPVIVNLEDSDIAEKKGSRLFSLHWKFPATESYDGYYVTIAKASGEAPFERMSTTRPEIRLILSFSSYHLNISAVNNASISPAVSHTIPQREDVHSIVEGKLNVTVHSNTSFTVYWKDDLIKTYVCFSVEWMRKRHKAAAMSFYQKAHNWRTLSPLQAEPLKPFKRYSLTLHTRPNKDTCNIKYINRSESTYGTTQFYSIQGSPVSAPNISISNITWNSVVLQWSSIPEDDIQGFLLGYMIHYTEYHHRGTSTERNIQVDPQLDTYELGHLEGGTACQVQISGFTQAGAGVRSTAAIFTTSDKGYFHYYLNGYIIPIAVVATVLFFASIMIKRAKVILWPSIPNPLNSNVMQKIAKLELLESIKHLNVEESTDSLQIVEKEAVVPPNTLASVLVLLQDSEEEGHSPEMTWIQRDAEEHAAGEIEPLRTTDNFHSSPCAFSSDYTTMELFQQQMPQGSPANPAMFSSMQDDEEMDTVFYGQ
- the LOC117771750 gene encoding interleukin-31 receptor subunit alpha isoform X2 gives rise to the protein MVFGKLNLTVVVFENGESEKCTKAVFSGSPSSLLRCDPPSNVSFRRRLGNLHVNVSWQKDAVNNYSVRYKMLVSRLWIEPPVQSQNGTRCTVENLNSSLFYNVQIQCVTTAPCSQCPWSETYTVPSELTAQPVIVNLEDSDIAEKKGSRLFSLHWKFPATESYDGYYVTIAKASGEAPFERMSTTRPEIRLILSFSSYHLNISAVNNASISPAVSHTIPQREDVHSIVEGKLNVTVHSNTSFTVYWKDDLIKTYVCFSVEWMRKRHKAAAMSFYQKAHNWRTLSPLQEPLKPFKRYSLTLHTRPNKDTCNIKYINRSESTYGTTQFYSIQGSPVSAPNISISNITWNSVVLQWSSIPEDDIQGFLLGYMIHYTEYHHRGTSTERNIQVDPQLDTYELGHLEGGTACQVQISGFTQAGAGVRSTAAIFTTSDKGYFHYYLNGYIIPIAVVATVLFFASIMIKRAKVILWPSIPNPLNSNVMQKIAKLELLESIKHLNVEESTDSLQIVEKEAVVPPNTLASVLVLLQDSEEEGHSPEMTWIQRDAEEHAAGEIEPLRTTDNFHSSPCAFSSDYTTMELFQQQMPQGSPANPAMFSSMQDDEEMDTVFYGQ